In Aegilops tauschii subsp. strangulata cultivar AL8/78 chromosome 3, Aet v6.0, whole genome shotgun sequence, one genomic interval encodes:
- the LOC109777226 gene encoding uncharacterized protein isoform X1: MQTEARVGGVALDGRGAVSASPRQEQQQRHIGTAAHLAAGGFAGVVSKTCTAPLARLTILFQVAGMHSDAAALRKCSIWHEASRIVREEGFGAFWKGNLVTIVHRLPYSAMSFYSYERYKKLLGMVPGLDDPNYVSVVRLLGGGLAGVTAASVTYPLDVVRTRLATQKTTRYYKGIFHTLSTICREESGRGLYKGLGATLLGVGPGIAISFYVYESLRSHWQMERPNDSNAVVSLFSGSLSGIAASTATFPLDLVKRRMQLHGAAGTSQIEKSSITGTIRQILQKEGPRGFYRGIVPEYLKVVPSVGIAFMTYEVLKSMLSSIDGDDEN; this comes from the exons ATGCAGACGGAGGCGCGGGTGGGCGGCGTGGCCCTCGACGGCCGCGGCGCCGTGTCGGCCTCCCCCCGccaggagcagcagcagcgccacATCGGCACCGCCGCGCACCTCGCCGCCGGGGGCTTCGCCGGCGTCGTCAGCAAGACCTGCACCGCGCCCCTCGCCCGCCTCACCATCCTCTTCCAG GTGGCAGGTATGCATTCAGATGCTGCAGCTCTAAGGAAGTGTAGTATATGGCACGAGGCTTCGCGGATTGTTCGAGAAGAAGGGTTTGGGGCATTTTGGAAAGGCAATCTTGTCACCATTGTACACCGATTACCTTATTCTGCCATGAGCTTCTATTCTTATGAGCGATATAAAAAG CTTCTCGGAATGGTGCCTGGCCTGGATGACCCAAATTATGTTAGTGTCGTACGTTTACTTGGTGGTGGTCTAGCGGGAGTGACTGCTGCATCTGTAACTTACCCGTTGGATGTTGTTAGAACTCGTTTGGCAACACAG AAAACCACCAGGTATTACAAGGGCATCTTTCATACGTTGTCCACAATTTGTAGAGAAGAGAGTGGGAGAGGATTGTATAAAGGCCTTGGGGCCACGTTATTG GGAGTTGGACCGGGTATAGCAATCAGCTTTTATGTATATGAATCCTTGAGGTCTCATTGGCAAATGGAAAG GCCGAATGATTCCAATGCCGTTGTGAGCTTGTTTTCTGGGAGTCTATCTGGTATTGCAGCGTCGACAG CTACATTTCCTCTTGATCTTGTAAAGCGACGTATGCAACTACACGGGGCGGCTGGGACATCACAAATCGAAAAATCAAGCATAACTGGAACCATCCGCCAAATCCTTCAAAAGGAAGGTCCTCGTGGCTTCTACCGAGGCATAGTCCCGGAGTACCTGAAGGTTGTTCCTAGCGTTGGAATCGCCTTCATGACCTATGAGGTATTGAAGAGCATGCTCTCCAGCATTGATGGGGATGATGAGAACTAA
- the LOC109777226 gene encoding uncharacterized protein isoform X2: MHSDAAALRKCSIWHEASRIVREEGFGAFWKGNLVTIVHRLPYSAMSFYSYERYKKLLGMVPGLDDPNYVSVVRLLGGGLAGVTAASVTYPLDVVRTRLATQKTTRYYKGIFHTLSTICREESGRGLYKGLGATLLGVGPGIAISFYVYESLRSHWQMERPNDSNAVVSLFSGSLSGIAASTATFPLDLVKRRMQLHGAAGTSQIEKSSITGTIRQILQKEGPRGFYRGIVPEYLKVVPSVGIAFMTYEVLKSMLSSIDGDDEN, from the exons ATGCATTCAGATGCTGCAGCTCTAAGGAAGTGTAGTATATGGCACGAGGCTTCGCGGATTGTTCGAGAAGAAGGGTTTGGGGCATTTTGGAAAGGCAATCTTGTCACCATTGTACACCGATTACCTTATTCTGCCATGAGCTTCTATTCTTATGAGCGATATAAAAAG CTTCTCGGAATGGTGCCTGGCCTGGATGACCCAAATTATGTTAGTGTCGTACGTTTACTTGGTGGTGGTCTAGCGGGAGTGACTGCTGCATCTGTAACTTACCCGTTGGATGTTGTTAGAACTCGTTTGGCAACACAG AAAACCACCAGGTATTACAAGGGCATCTTTCATACGTTGTCCACAATTTGTAGAGAAGAGAGTGGGAGAGGATTGTATAAAGGCCTTGGGGCCACGTTATTG GGAGTTGGACCGGGTATAGCAATCAGCTTTTATGTATATGAATCCTTGAGGTCTCATTGGCAAATGGAAAG GCCGAATGATTCCAATGCCGTTGTGAGCTTGTTTTCTGGGAGTCTATCTGGTATTGCAGCGTCGACAG CTACATTTCCTCTTGATCTTGTAAAGCGACGTATGCAACTACACGGGGCGGCTGGGACATCACAAATCGAAAAATCAAGCATAACTGGAACCATCCGCCAAATCCTTCAAAAGGAAGGTCCTCGTGGCTTCTACCGAGGCATAGTCCCGGAGTACCTGAAGGTTGTTCCTAGCGTTGGAATCGCCTTCATGACCTATGAGGTATTGAAGAGCATGCTCTCCAGCATTGATGGGGATGATGAGAACTAA